The window CTTGCAGGATAAACGTCCCGTTTGGAAACGCAGCCGGCtgcatttctaaaaaattttaaatttttttttattaaaatttaatataatttatatgttttagatcgatttgatgtgttgatgtcaaaaataatttttaaaaaataaaaaaatattattggcatgcattttgatatgaaaaattatttgaaaagcacccgtaaccacactaccaaacacacTCAAAGTATGTGGATGGATTAGCTAAGAAGGTAGCAACCATGCTCTCCTCTTCATGCAGATCATAAGTCAATTATTATGTGAAAAAATATGTGCCTGCTGTTAGTTTTTTATgcatatgataataaaaaatctaaaatacaaaTTGAAAACTTGATGCCTGtgccaaataaaattaatctaccACCATATTcgttaataaatacaaaaaaaataaaattagtgtgGTTGTGTATGGCTTGTCGATCTAACaagctaaaaaacaaattaatcccCTCGTTCAAATGGTTATATGGTTCATTATGAAGCTGTGGTCGTTTCAACTTTTGtctaataaagtttaaaatatgaaataataaattgttcaaggattaaataaataaataaataatttagaaacTGAAATGAAAAGATGGTGACATGTTGTATTGACATTTGTTAACTCGTGAAATTTACAACTGATAATAAACATGATTACAATGAGCTAATCTGGTTGGACAAtttgtttcattctttttaCTTACGTTATTTTCTCGTGATTGGTCTTAATTGACTTTGGATTAGATGAAATCTAGGGTTAAATTGAAGGGTTATGAAAgaattaagaataattttttttttaaaaaaaaatatcatcttctaGTCATCTTAATGAACCTGGTTAACCCATAAAATTCATAACCTGGATTATATACATACCTAAATGAGATAACATGGTTGGATAATGTCTCTTTCGTTTCCCATTCCTTAATTTTCCACTGGCGGTGCTTAATTATGCCTTAATTAGTCTAGGGGAGATGAAATATGAGACTAAATTGAAGAGCTATCAATATCAgggaccaaataaaaatatttatctgaaatttagaactaaattaaaatgatatccaAGAAACGAGGGTAAACAAAAGTTAAGTGGCATATGCGAGCTAGTTAGGGAGGAAGATACCGCTTTGAGGTGGCACGAGCAATTTCCTTCGAGGTTTATATGAattctctcctttcttttcttctctctcaactCTTTCGTCCCCTTGGTTTATATGCatcaactggaaaaaaaaataaaaagaaaaaagaaaaccattatGGTCCAGTGTTTTGTGTGTGAATGAATAACAAAAATGCCATGTTTTTTTGTAAGGTGTTAActtctttttctaaaacaaaatgcTACAAAGTtactaaaataatttgtaaactAGCttggttatgaattttttttatataaaaaaaaaacagcaccaTTTGGCTGCGTTATTAAGAATAGagcaatcaattaaaatttaataggttGTGCTCTTCACCATATTAGATTTATGAAGTTTCACATGCTGTGTTACTAGAAATAATAATATGCTAGATAGGCCGCTCGCGCTACATCGCGGACCGGGTAAagtttttcctaaaaaatatatatatatataggtgatgATAACCCAAGTAAAGTTAGATTAACTTGATTAACCCGCGACTCAAGATAACAGATTGGGATAACCCCctataaaggaaagaaaaaaaaaagctcaagatccaataatttaatatcaaagcatgaaattaaaaaataaaattcaaaaattaaatgtcaaagaaaaaaatctgagtcaacCTAAGCTCACTTGACAACCTGTTACCCGAGttaaatcaatagaaaaaatattattttttttataaaaaataggacctataaaaaaaccaaagttaaatcaatagaaaaaacattgagaaaaaattgagaaaactcGGGTTAACTTTACTAACCCATGATCTGGGTcaaccccacaaaaaaaaaagcataaaaaatcacaaagattAAGGTTCAATAatctaatatcaaataataaaattgagaaaaaatcaatttaaaaaaaacataaaaaaaacttgagtcaactcgaATAACTTGCGACCCATGATATGAGATAaggataaaaacattaaattaaaaaaaaggacctGGAATAAAAGACCAAagtaaactaaaaacaaatgtaaaaaacaaaaaccaaattaaactgagttaacttgactaacctgCAACCTTGGATAACCCTACAGAAAGGaaacagaaaaaatacaaagttcAAAGcccaatatataatttcaaatgatataaatgaaaaaaattatcatttaaaaaaacataaaaaaaatcaaagacccATGATATGATATCGggataattgaaaaacaaaattgaaaaacaaaactggaATCAATCCAAGTTAATCTTGCAAACCCACAACCTAGGAtatgagactgagataaacTCATATAAAGAAAAGCGAAAAGCAAAAACCATGAAACTCAAGATCCAATAACCTATAGTCGAAGGATGATATTGAAAgattactaattttttaaaaaagcataagAAATACTAAAGTTAAACCAGGCTAATTCTCAAAACCAATGACCTATTTATTAGATCGAAATCaccctataaaaaacaaacactaacaAATCACTAAGCAAAACCCTTaatcatccaattttttttaataaaaaataaatagcaatcaaaacaatgaggatcaaatttggcataaaacccaaattaaaaaaaaacaatgagggactaaattgaaaattaaaataaattaagaaaaggatagaaaaatagcaatcaaaagaatgaagaccataattggacataaaaattaaataaaacgtAAAATATGACATCAAAAAGTTAAGTGTAATAACTTTAATAGGTTGTGCTATTCACTATATTAGATTTATGAAGTTTCACATGTTGTGTTACTAGAAATAGTAATATACTAGATAAGTGGCTCGCGCTGCATCGCGGACCGGGTAAaatgttttctaaaataaaaaatatatataggtgaTGATAAGTAGAGTAAAATcaggttaacttgactaatctACGACTCAGGATAACAAATTGAGATAACCctatataaagaaaagagaaaaaaaaaataaagctcaaGATCCaacaatttaatgttaaatgatgaaattgagaaaaaaattcaaaaaataaatatcgaAGAAAAAACATGAGTCAACCTAAGTTCACTCGACAACTTGCTACCCGCGATATGAGATcaggttaaaaaatatttttaaaaaaaaaattgaaaaaatcacaaagattAAGGTCCAATAatctaatatataataaaattgagaaaaaaatcaattttaaagaaaagaaacataaaaaaaacccgagttaactcaAATAACTTACGACTCGTGATATGAgacaataataaagaaaataaaaaaaatgacctagAATAAAagaccaaagaaaaagaaaaaaaaatcactacagCTCAATTGCATCTTTTTCGTGAAGACAACCCCACCACAATGAAGAGGATAACCCACTGCTTCTAATGTCTTTGATGACGATAACATTTGACCATCAGGAGGTGCCGCATCCATCACCCAAAAAACCCGAacgttgtttttaattatttttatatatagtcaAAGACTTAATTTCCCTCATCCAAAtacataattacaaaataattatgttaaaaagACCTAAGTGCCCCCAAatataagttttattatttttaatttttttaattttaagggcAATATGGTCCTTTTATTTTGCATTGAAAGTACAAAAAGACTATAAAGCTCTTGTctccaattttaaattttcttatttttaatggtATTTAAGTTATTACACtgttaatctaaaataataaaaaaaaaaaaaacaaacttgtcCCCCTTAAAAACGATAATGGCTAATAGATCAATGGAAAAGACTTTTATGTCcttaatatcaagaaaaaacctCCCAATTCATTACCATCCCTCCTAGCAAATAACAACTACTAAGGATGCCATGTCAATAAAAGCTGGAAGATAATAGCATACTTGGCAATCTAATCTAACCTTCTTGCTCTTTTCTCATGCCTTGAAATATTCTCCTAATATTTATCTTCATCTCTCACCAGTTGTTGGAAGCTAATCACGGGTTTACCTGGTCCAAGCCTGGAAGGTGACTCGCCAGTTGCTTGCCgtcaacaacaacaatcaaaCATTAATGGTGGTTTATCCTCATGATTTATCCAGACTGATTATACAATGCCTTGAAGTGAatccatttttatattttattttaaaaaatatatatattggtgtGGTTGGTCCATAATATTTGGTGCGtcaatttcttatattttatttcatgagaATATAGTGGTGTGGTTGGTCCACCAACTTTTTTGAGCCAtatgacaaataaaataatttaaataattaggcCCTTTTGAAGTGGAtccatttttataaatataaaatagcttGATTTGTGATACACAAGGGCCAACTTTtttgagtaaattataaattagtcccTATATGTTTGATGACCTTGTAAGTTAGTTCCTCTGTTTCTGAAAAGTATATCCTAGTCCCTTGACCAAAATTGATTgctatttcttatttaatttttttaaatgcttttttaattttatctggTAAGATTGAGAAATTTgattgcaaactaagaaagacAAAAGAATAAGTTAATTGTGATGAAAAACCAACAGAAGGACCAAGTTACAATCAAATATGAAGAAATAAGGACTTAACTGCAAGTTTTTAAACCAAAGGGATTAACTAATCATTGCATTACAAATACAGGGATCAAATAGagtaaattacttttaaaaaaagttcaattttaaACTGTTCACTACCTGTTGCTCTAGGATTTTTGAGCCATTCTGGAAAAAGATCCTTTCTTCATCTTGTCTAATTTCTGACTTTTTCCCATAGCAAGAACAGAACTTTCAACAACTTCTCTGATTCCTTCTATATTAGAGTTTTTTCTACATGAAACTAGACAACCCTGCACATATATATAGAAGCACAAACTTGTATACAAAAGCACATATGAATTGCGTTATATCTAGCATgggaatttcttcactttgtaAAGCTTTAATTCTCTTAGAGCTGATCTTGCTTCCTCTCTTTGCATCATCTGATACAAAAACTCTGCATGAAAGTTCAGATTCTTCTTCATTTCCTGCCAACTTTCTCTTTGGGACTGCCTCCTCTTCTTATCAGGTTTTTCTCTTCTACCAACTTCCTGTTTCTCTTACATAAGCTTAACGATTTCCTTTGTCTTGCACTTTGTAGTTTGAAGGAGCTTACCTGAGTGATGGAAAAGGTTTGAGCAACTGGGATGTCCATTCACATAAACCAGGTAAGAACTTAGCAAAGATTCAATGAAGATTTAAACGTTAAGAATTAATATTACCACTTTGAGCAGGATTTAAACCTCTCAGGTTCTTGTTGTAGGAAACATAATTGATGGAAGCAATGGAGATATCGCCGTCGACCAATATCATCGGTATCTGGTACTGACATGATTTTTATCACCCttcttcttgtctttttttcatCTGTCTGTAAACATGCAGCATTTTTCAGAATAACTACTGTAATTAGGCCTAATAATGTAGTTGAATATgatatacaaataaataaataaaagaatagatATCTTACCAACTTTTATCTCACATAAGAAATCATTAGTCGTATCTCTGTGGATTTATCAGTAATCCATGGGAGTTTTTTAACAGGCATTGGTTAGGTTAATAGATCCCATCACTAAATGCCagaataactaaaaatattgattacAGTTTGGTGGATGATTAGTCATTAATCTCCAGAAGACTCAAAGGGAATTGCTGgaagtaaaatataaatattgacTAAGCCCTATAttccatagttattaaacccggcccgggggttgacccggccaaggggccgggtctcgggtttcatgggtcaacccggattaccccggaaaaattaaaaaaaaattaaaattttaatatttcatatgaaagaatccatgtaaatatagattatatatattatgaagtctaaaagaatattttaaaaagctttttattccacattaaaaagatattatgttaagcttttaaattAAAGTCTTTAAACTAAAAacgttttttatcccacattgaaaaaacataactttttctttggaaacatagagtatatatactaataggtttcaaatcccacactgaaaaaacataacttttttcattggAACATAGAgcatatatatgaaagggcttcaaatcccacattgaaaagatattatgttatccttttaagttgaagtatttaaaccaaaaggttttttatcccacattgaaaaaatatgattttttttcttgggaacatagagtatatatactaataggtttcaaatcccacatcgaaaaaacataacttttttcatgggaacatggagtatatatatgaaagggcttcaaatcccacattgaaaagatattatgttatgtttttaagttgaagtatttaaaccaaaaggtttttatcccacattgagaaaacatgatttttttcttgggaacatagagtatatatattaataggtttcaaatcccacatcaaaaaaacataaattttttcatggaaacatGAAGTATATaaatgaaagggcttcaaatcccatattgaaaagatattatgttatccttttaagttgaagtatttaaaccaaaaggtttttttatcccacattgaaaaaacatgacttttttcttgggaacatagagtatatataccaataggttttaaatctcacatttgaaaaaaaaaaaaccgggtctcATCCGGGTTCGCCCGGGTCGCCCGGGTTTGGCCAGTCTGTTGCCACAgccggtcttttattaaacccggaccggtccagccaccgggtcgacccgccgggccgggccgggtttgGCCAGGCTGTTGCCACAgccggtcttttattaaacccggaccggtccagccactgggtcgacccgccgggccgggccgggtttaataactatggctAGATATGCATATGCTGCCAAATAGGATGAATAATTTATAAGTGCTACTGCTCAGGTTTCAACAGTGATGCAACAACTCATTGAATTTTTGCTTtctgattattataaaacaaggTTATGTATCATATtctgaaaatcaagattttGGCTAAAGATTTGTATGTTGACAGGAAGACATTGATCTAATGGCCTCCCTCGGGGTCAACAGCTATAGGTTTTCGATGTCATGGGCACGAATTCTACCCAGTAAGAATTTATGAACTAGCAAAATTTTCAATATGGATTTATATAACCAAGACATAAAGCTCATAGAAACCTCATTGAATATAAAAACAGAAGGGAGATTTGGAGGTGTCAATATGGCTGGTATTAGCTACTATAACAAGCTGATCAATGCTCTCCTACTTAAAGGTTCGCTTCCCCAAATAATTTCGTTGTCTATATTCTGTATGCAGCAGTCTACTCTGTAAACACCACCATAAATAGCTTCATCACTATCAAATTCTATGCTAAGCGTTTGTTTTCCGCAATCTTCATATGTCCAGGGATTCAACCATTTGTGTCATTGACTCATTTTGATGTGCCTCAAGAGCTTGAGGATAGATATGGGGGTTTTCTAAGTCCTAAATCCCAGTATGTAACTTGCTCTCTTGTAATACTGCAGAGTCCAGAGTTTTAAGAGCTAGATCATGCTGACCAGCCATTAACTAGACAAGACAGGCTATTAACTGatcttctttttgaattttctgaaCCAGAGAGGATTTCGGATATTATGTAGACATCTGTTTCAAGTACTTCGGAGACCGAGTGAAGTACTGGGCCACCTTCAATGAGCCAAATTTTCAAGCCATTTATGGTTATCGTGTAGGTGAATACCCACCAAAACGCTGCTCAAAGCCTTTCGGAAATTGCAGTCATGGGGACTCAGAGAGGGAGCCCTTTATTGCGGCGCATAACATAATCTTAGCTCATGCAACTGCAGTTGATATTTACAGAACCAAATACCAGGTATCAACAATGAAATGGATACAAGAAAGCATAAACTAAGAGCTAGTAAACGTAAGACTAACTCCATTTGTAAATATTCAGACAGAGCAAAGAGGCAGCATTGGTATTGTCATGCATTGCATGTGGTATGAACCTATTAGCAATTCAACAGCAAACAAGTTAGCAGTTGAAAGAGCTCAAGCCTTCTTCTTGCGTTGGTTAATTTCTTTATCCTACAATGAATTGGCATATTTTCTACTTCTTCAATACATGCAAGCACGTGTATATATAAATCCATTAGTATATGTCAGCTTGTGAATCTCAAGTATAATGCAGGTTCTTGGACCCACTCATATTTGGAAGATATCctgaagaaatgaaaaaagTTCTGGGATCTACTCTAcctgaattttcaaaaaatgacATGAATAAATTGAGGAAGGGACTGGATTTTATCGGCATGAATCATTACACCAGTTACTACGTTCAAGATTGCATCTTGTCCGTGTGTGAACCTGGAAAAGGAAGCACGAGGACAGAAGGTTCCACTCTATTAACTCAAGAAAAAGATGGAGTTCCCATTGGCAAACCTGTATGTACCCTCTCAAGTCTCAAGCTACGAGACTCATTAGAATTAGTTCATTTCTCAATAagtttttgaagtttttgtGTCATTCTAGAGTGAAGTGGATTGGCTACATGTTTATCCACAAGGAATGGAAAAGATGGTTACCTATGTAAAGGAGAGATACAATAACATACCCATGATCATCACAGAAAATGGTAAGTACAACAATCAGACTATTAGAAATTCTTTAAGCAGAAGACTTTATACTGCCTTCCTCATACAATTGCAATGACTCCTGTAGGGTATTCCCAAGTGAGCAATTCAAACGGAAACATTGAAGAATTCCTTCATGATACGGGAAGGGTGGAATACATGTCTGGCTATTTGGATGCCTTGCTGACAGCAATGAAGTAAGTTTATACCACTGTCGCCATTTTCATGAAACTACATCCCCTTTAAGAGCtggttcagattttttttagcaCTCAAGGGAACTGAAAATATTTGAGGATGACGATTTCTTTTCTACTCAAACCCTATACTTTTCCATGTGATCAGGAAAGGAGCAGATGTGAGGGGCTATTTTGCCTGGTCCTTCCTTGATAATTTTGAGTGGACATTCGGTTATACAAGAAGATTTGGACTTTACCATGTTGATTACACCACAATGAAGCGAACTCCAAGATTATCAGCAACTTGGTACAAAGAATTTATTGCAAGGTATAAGGTAGACAAATCCCAGATGTGAGAAGTGAAGACTGTACTCCAGAAGAAAACAGAGTAGTGTACTTTCTGCTAAATTGTACATTTAATGATATTCAAGCATTCTTAAACCAAGCAGCTccttatttttgaaatcaaggtCAACTTGAGTTTGACGCAATGAATGAACGCATTAAGGAAAAAATGGAGGATTGATAATGGTGAGACACATTGAACCAAAACAAATTGATCTACATCCAACTAGTAACTCTGACTGTATCTGTTGCCAGAAATGAAATAGGAAGAAAGGGTATAAAAGTTCAAGGATATCACACCAGATAACACAgcaaattccaatcttctcttcataattccatttgattttctttaaaacatattataacccctcacaaattttataaattatataacttAAATATCTCTTAATAATACAAACTCAGCTTTAGATacgaaaatcaaaacataaaaagaaataaaaacactaaaaataaaatgagaaaaattgtggaaaaatctgaaaaatacaagttaaaaactctatcttcatttctttttataataaattttgaaagttaaaagattaaagaattaattcttaCTATTATCGATCATTGATTAATCACcataagttaaaaattaaatataaaaaatctaaaagttgTTTGAGTGGATTTAAACATCAGCTCAGAAAAATATAATAGTCATgaattttaaaagctaaaaaattaaagaattaatttttatcattattaatcaTTGATTAgtcattataaattaaaaattaaatataaaaaattcaaaagttctTTGAGTGGATTTAAACATtagctcaaaaaaaaaataataatcataaattttaaaaattaaaagattaaaaaattaattatcaacatCATCAATCAttgattattaaatataaaaaatttaaaagtttttttttgagtGGATTAAAACATCAgctaagagaaaaataatgttCAAGGTGATTGATTTGATCTAATGAAAGAATCTCTGTGACCTGGAAACAGTAGATTCAGCACGTCAAGCTTTTTGGATCCCTCTTCTGACAGAGATGGGgtaatttcatattttgaattatgtttaagaGACTAGAATTCTGTCATATCAACTCAAATAATAATGGTAATGTCTTCTAAAAATTGAAGGTTGTGCTGCTACAGTTATACAGGAGTGTTCAGAATAATTCCGAAACGTGAGATGAGATATTACATCATTGCTTTTGGTTATTGTAAATTAAATCCAATCTATAAAGCTAAAATGGCCTGAAAAATGATAAGCACCGGATCTGTGCTTTAAACTGTCTGCCATATAGCTTGGACATTGACCATTCAGGCAAGAATTCCCTCAGGAGAATTaccctttttttctatttctttgttGCTCGTATAGATTTGTTTACCTTTCTTTTGTCCATATATTCAACTAGAATTCTTCAACACCTTCTCCAATAATTCCTATATAATTAGCTGACTCCCCAAGAGCAAGTACATAATCCTGCAGATATATAGACTGCACAAATGTATTTAAAGAAGGCTAGCAAAGGAAGAGGATTTTACATATCATGGGAACTCCTAGACTGTTTAAACTTCCATTTCTCTTCGAGCTGATCTTCCTACCTCTCTTTGTATCATCTCATCCAAAAGCTTTGAAAGACAACTTAGATCCTTCTTCATTGCCTCCCAACTTTCT of the Populus nigra chromosome 7, ddPopNigr1.1, whole genome shotgun sequence genome contains:
- the LOC133698855 gene encoding beta-glucosidase 46-like, which codes for MKLDNPAHIYRSTNLYTKAHMNCVISSMGISSLCKALILLELILLPLFASSDTKTLHESSDSSSFPANFLFGTASSSYQFEGAYLSDGKGLSNWDVHSHKPGNIIDGSNGDIAVDQYHRYLEDIDLMASLGVNSYRFSMSWARILPKGRFGGVNMAGISYYNKLINALLLKGIQPFVSLTHFDVPQELEDRYGGFLSPKSQEDFGYYVDICFKYFGDRVKYWATFNEPNFQAIYGYRVGEYPPKRCSKPFGNCSHGDSEREPFIAAHNIILAHATAVDIYRTKYQTEQRGSIGIVMHCMWYEPISNSTANKLAVERAQAFFLRWFLDPLIFGRYPEEMKKVLGSTLPEFSKNDMNKLRKGLDFIGMNHYTSYYVQDCILSVCEPGKGSTRTEGSTLLTQEKDGVPIGKPSEVDWLHVYPQGMEKMVTYVKERYNNIPMIITENGYSQVSNSNGNIEEFLHDTGRVEYMSGYLDALLTAMKKGADVRGYFAWSFLDNFEWTFGYTRRFGLYHVDYTTMKRTPRLSATWYKEFIARYKVDKSQM